A region from the Nostoc sp. HK-01 genome encodes:
- a CDS encoding proton-translocating NADH-quinone oxidoreductase, chain L, whose protein sequence is MEAIYEYAWLIPVFPLLGAMLVGLGLISINQVTNRLRQLNAVLIISLMGAAMGLSFALLWSQIQGHPTYLRTLEWAAAGNFHLSMGYTIDHLTALMLVIVTTVAFLVMVYTDGYMAHDPGYVRFYAYLSLFGSSMLGLVVSPNLVQIYIFWELVGMCSYLLVGFWYDRKSAADACQKAFVTNRVGDFGLLLGILGLFWATGSFDFHIMGDRLAQLVQSGTISNFLAVLFAILVFLGPVAKSAQFPLHVWLPDAMEGPTPISALIHAATMVAAGVFLVARMYPVFEHVPAAMNVIAFTGAFTAFLGATIAITQNDIKKGLAYSTISQLGYMVMAMGVGAYSAGLFHLMTHAYFKAMLFLGSGSVIHGMEGVVGHDPALAQDMRLMGKLRKYMPVTATTFLIGCLAISGMPPFAGFWSKDEILGKAFEANPFLWIIGWLTAGITAFYMFRMYFMTFEGKFRGNDEKIKDKLKKASTIILELQAAEPAPNFGPGAMKHGELAATGDHHGSHGHHSDSPHESPWTMTLPLVVLAVPSILIGLVGTPFANYFEEFIYSPNETLSEVLEKAAEFDPTEFYIMAGASVGISLIGITLASLMYLRGKIDPAAIAAKIKPLYELSLNKWYFDDIYHRVFVLGLRRLARQVMEVDFRVVDGAVNLTGFFTLVSGEGLKYLENGRVQFYALIVFGAVLGLVIVFGIT, encoded by the coding sequence ATGGAAGCAATCTATGAATATGCCTGGCTGATTCCGGTGTTCCCTTTATTAGGGGCAATGCTGGTCGGTTTGGGATTAATTTCGATAAATCAGGTGACTAACCGCCTGCGGCAACTCAACGCTGTGTTGATTATCTCCTTGATGGGAGCAGCGATGGGTTTGTCCTTTGCCTTGCTATGGAGTCAAATTCAAGGACACCCGACTTATCTCCGTACCTTGGAATGGGCAGCAGCGGGAAATTTCCACCTGAGCATGGGCTACACTATTGACCATCTAACCGCCCTCATGCTGGTAATTGTGACAACCGTAGCCTTTCTAGTCATGGTTTACACCGATGGCTACATGGCACATGATCCAGGATATGTAAGGTTTTACGCTTATCTAAGCTTATTCGGTTCCTCAATGTTGGGTCTGGTGGTCAGCCCCAACCTAGTGCAAATTTATATCTTCTGGGAACTGGTGGGGATGTGTTCCTACTTGCTGGTCGGCTTCTGGTACGATCGCAAGTCAGCGGCAGATGCCTGTCAAAAAGCATTTGTGACCAACCGCGTCGGTGACTTTGGTTTATTACTCGGTATTTTGGGACTGTTTTGGGCAACTGGCAGCTTTGATTTTCATATCATGGGCGATCGCCTCGCCCAACTAGTGCAATCAGGGACAATCAGCAATTTCCTTGCCGTTCTGTTTGCGATTTTAGTCTTCCTCGGCCCAGTGGCGAAATCGGCGCAATTCCCTCTCCATGTCTGGCTACCAGACGCGATGGAAGGCCCGACACCCATTTCTGCCTTAATCCACGCTGCCACAATGGTGGCTGCGGGTGTGTTCCTGGTTGCTCGGATGTACCCTGTTTTTGAACACGTTCCCGCCGCAATGAACGTCATTGCCTTTACTGGGGCATTTACGGCATTTTTAGGGGCAACCATTGCGATTACGCAAAACGACATCAAAAAAGGCTTGGCATACTCCACCATCTCCCAATTAGGTTACATGGTGATGGCGATGGGAGTAGGCGCTTACAGTGCTGGTTTATTCCACCTGATGACTCACGCTTACTTCAAGGCGATGCTGTTCTTGGGTTCCGGTTCTGTAATTCACGGTATGGAGGGAGTTGTCGGTCATGACCCCGCTTTAGCCCAGGATATGCGGCTGATGGGCAAACTGCGGAAATATATGCCCGTCACAGCTACAACCTTCTTGATTGGTTGCTTGGCAATCTCCGGGATGCCTCCTTTTGCCGGCTTTTGGTCAAAAGATGAAATTCTCGGCAAGGCATTTGAGGCCAATCCATTTCTGTGGATCATTGGTTGGCTAACTGCTGGGATTACAGCTTTCTACATGTTCAGAATGTATTTCATGACATTTGAAGGCAAATTCCGGGGCAATGACGAGAAAATTAAAGACAAGCTCAAAAAAGCATCGACAATCATTCTCGAACTACAAGCCGCAGAACCAGCTCCGAATTTTGGACCTGGGGCAATGAAACACGGTGAACTAGCTGCCACAGGAGACCATCATGGTTCTCATGGTCATCACAGCGATTCTCCCCATGAATCACCGTGGACAATGACCTTGCCATTAGTAGTGTTGGCTGTGCCTTCGATTTTGATTGGTTTGGTGGGAACTCCCTTTGCCAATTACTTTGAGGAATTTATTTACTCACCCAACGAAACTCTCAGCGAAGTTCTCGAAAAAGCCGCCGAGTTTGACCCGACCGAATTTTATATTATGGCGGGGGCTTCAGTGGGGATTTCCTTGATTGGGATTACCTTAGCTTCCTTAATGTACTTGCGCGGGAAAATCGACCCAGCTGCGATCGCAGCTAAAATCAAACCACTGTACGAGCTATCCCTCAACAAGTGGTACTTTGATGACATTTACCATCGCGTCTTCGTCCTTGGCTTGCGTCGCCTAGCTAGACAAGTGATGGAAGTTGACTTCCGCGTCGTTGATGGTGCTGTCAACTTGACAGGCTTTTTCACCCTGGTTAGCGGCGAAGGTCTGAAATATTTAGAAAACGGTCGCGTTCAATTCTATGCCTTAATTGTGTTTGGTGCAGTTTTAGGCTTAGTGATCGTTTTTGGTATCACCTAA
- a CDS encoding NnrU protein, with amino-acid sequence MPDPWFTPSHFVMLGLQFAFAIAHSGGAALRPLAEKHIGARLYRILFALVSLPLAVILIIYFFNHRYDGWQIWQVQGLPGVKAVVWVLSAISFLFLYPATFNLLEIAAIQKPQVHLYETGIIRITRHPQMVGQVIWCIAHSLWLGTSFTLVTSLGLVLHHLFGVWHGDRRLSQRYGEAFELVKQRTSIIPFKAIIDGRQSILWQEFIRPAYLGVVIFVALLWWSHPLLIIGTSKIGW; translated from the coding sequence ATGCCCGATCCTTGGTTTACTCCCAGTCATTTTGTCATGTTGGGGTTACAATTTGCTTTTGCGATCGCCCACAGCGGCGGGGCTGCTCTACGTCCATTGGCTGAGAAGCACATAGGAGCAAGGCTTTATCGCATTTTATTTGCATTAGTTAGTTTACCGTTGGCTGTCATCTTAATTATTTACTTTTTTAACCACCGCTATGATGGCTGGCAAATTTGGCAGGTACAGGGATTACCAGGGGTAAAGGCTGTCGTTTGGGTGTTGTCAGCAATTTCGTTTTTGTTTTTGTATCCTGCCACCTTCAATCTACTAGAAATTGCGGCTATTCAAAAGCCCCAAGTCCATCTGTACGAAACGGGGATTATCCGAATTACCCGTCATCCCCAAATGGTAGGACAAGTTATTTGGTGTATTGCCCATAGTCTGTGGTTAGGAACTAGCTTTACCCTCGTAACATCTCTGGGATTGGTATTACATCACTTATTTGGAGTTTGGCATGGCGATCGCCGTTTATCTCAACGTTACGGCGAAGCTTTTGAACTTGTGAAACAAAGAACTTCCATCATTCCCTTTAAAGCAATTATTGATGGTCGTCAATCTATCTTATGGCAGGAATTTATCCGTCCGGCTTATTTAGGAGTAGTAATTTTTGTAGCTCTGCTGTGGTGGTCACATCCACTGTTGATAATAGGAACTAGTAAGATAGGATGGTGA
- a CDS encoding thioredoxin-related, with the protein MVLSVSERTFTQEVLESPVPVLVNFEAPWCGLCRIIHPLLLQFKSQCGEQIKLVGVNADENFKLSNTYRLKSLPTLLLVENGIIRHRLEGFRGRDDLRLALEEIKLTYTNRSKTYNHPQTADLECRTA; encoded by the coding sequence ATGGTGTTGTCGGTTAGTGAGCGGACATTTACTCAAGAAGTTTTAGAATCTCCAGTACCTGTTTTAGTAAATTTTGAAGCACCCTGGTGCGGCTTATGCCGCATTATCCACCCTTTATTGTTGCAATTTAAATCTCAATGTGGGGAGCAAATTAAATTGGTGGGAGTTAATGCTGATGAAAACTTCAAACTATCCAACACTTATCGTCTCAAGTCACTACCCACTTTACTTTTAGTAGAAAACGGAATTATCCGACATCGCCTAGAAGGTTTTCGTGGCAGAGACGATTTACGTCTGGCGTTAGAAGAAATCAAACTCACCTATACCAACCGTTCTAAAACATACAACCATCCCCAAACGGCAGATTTAGAATGTCGTACAGCATAA
- a CDS encoding NAD(P)H-quinone oxidoreductase subunit D, which translates to MNTANFPWLTTIILFPIAASLLIPIIPDKDGKTVRWYSLIIGLLDFALIVYAFYTGYDFSNPDLQLFESYAWVPQLDLKWSVGADGLSMPLILLTGFITTLAILAAWPVTLKPRLFYFLILAMYGGQIAVFAVQDMLLFFLVWELELIPVYLLLAIWGGKKRQYAATKFILYTAGGSLFILVGALTMAFYGDTVTFDMRSLALKDYALNFELLLYAGFLIAYAVKLPIIPLHTWLPDAHGEATAPVHMLLAGILLKMGGYALVRMNAQMLPDAHAYFAPVLVILGVVNIIYAALTSFAQRNLKRKIAYSSISHMGFVLIGLASFTDLGLSGAVLQMVSHGLIGASLFFLVGATYDRTHTLMLDEMGGVGKRMQKIFAMFTTCSMASLALPGMSGFVAELMIFVGFATSDAYSSTFKVIVVFLMAVGVILTPIYLLSMLREIFYGKENEELVSHQKLIDAEPREVFIIACLLVPIIGIGFYPKLLTQIYDATTVQLTARLRDSVPTLAQEKEAAPKLSLNAPTIGN; encoded by the coding sequence ATGAATACAGCTAATTTCCCGTGGCTGACGACGATTATCCTATTTCCGATTGCGGCATCACTCCTGATTCCGATCATCCCTGATAAAGATGGTAAAACCGTGCGCTGGTATTCCCTGATTATTGGGCTACTAGACTTCGCACTGATTGTCTACGCCTTTTATACCGGGTATGACTTCTCCAATCCAGATTTGCAGCTGTTTGAAAGTTATGCCTGGGTACCACAACTAGATTTGAAGTGGTCAGTAGGGGCAGATGGCTTATCCATGCCCCTAATTCTTTTGACTGGATTCATTACTACCCTGGCAATTTTGGCAGCATGGCCTGTAACCCTCAAGCCCAGGCTATTTTACTTTTTGATTTTGGCGATGTATGGCGGACAGATTGCTGTCTTCGCCGTGCAGGATATGCTGCTGTTTTTCTTGGTGTGGGAACTGGAATTGATTCCGGTTTACCTGCTACTGGCAATTTGGGGTGGTAAAAAGCGCCAATACGCAGCGACAAAGTTTATTTTGTACACTGCTGGTGGTTCGCTGTTTATTTTAGTCGGCGCGTTGACGATGGCCTTTTATGGCGATACAGTCACCTTTGATATGCGATCGCTCGCTCTCAAAGATTACGCCCTCAATTTCGAGTTGTTATTGTATGCTGGCTTTTTGATTGCCTATGCCGTCAAATTGCCAATTATTCCCCTGCATACCTGGCTACCCGATGCCCACGGTGAAGCAACAGCACCTGTACACATGTTACTGGCAGGTATTCTTCTAAAAATGGGCGGTTATGCCTTGGTACGGATGAATGCCCAAATGCTGCCTGATGCCCATGCTTATTTTGCCCCAGTGCTGGTAATTTTAGGGGTGGTGAATATTATCTACGCTGCTCTGACATCCTTTGCCCAGCGCAACCTCAAGCGAAAAATTGCTTACTCCTCAATATCGCACATGGGCTTTGTCCTCATCGGTCTCGCCTCCTTTACCGATTTGGGATTGAGTGGAGCAGTTTTACAAATGGTGTCTCACGGCTTAATTGGGGCAAGTTTATTCTTCCTGGTCGGTGCAACTTACGATCGCACACACACCCTGATGTTAGATGAAATGGGTGGTGTTGGTAAGCGAATGCAGAAAATTTTCGCTATGTTTACTACCTGTTCAATGGCTTCTTTAGCATTGCCAGGCATGAGTGGTTTCGTAGCAGAATTGATGATATTTGTGGGTTTTGCCACTAGCGATGCTTATAGCTCTACCTTCAAGGTTATCGTGGTGTTTTTGATGGCAGTTGGTGTAATTTTAACGCCAATTTATTTGCTATCAATGTTGCGGGAAATTTTCTACGGTAAAGAAAACGAAGAATTAGTTTCTCACCAGAAACTTATCGATGCCGAACCCCGTGAAGTCTTTATCATTGCTTGTTTGTTAGTACCAATTATTGGTATTGGTTTCTATCCCAAATTGCTCACTCAAATTTACGACGCTACAACCGTACAATTGACAGCAAGATTGCGTGATTCTGTACCAACGTTGGCACAGGAAAAAGAAGCAGCACCAAAGCTTTCATTGAATGCGCCAACAATTGGGAATTAG
- a CDS encoding transcriptional regulator, RbcR homolog translates to MSDLPFTLDQLRILKAIAVEGSFKRAADSLYVSQPAVSLQVQNLERQLDVPLFDRGGRRAQLTEAGHLLLSYGEKILSLCQETCRAIEDLQNLQGGTLIVGASQTTGTYLLPRMIGMFRQKYPDVAVQLHVHSTRRTAWSVANGQVDLAIIGGEIPGELAESLEIIPYAEDELALILPVFHPFAKLETIQKDDLYKLQFIALDSQSTIRKVIDQVLARCEIDTRRFKIEMELNSIEAIKNAVQSGLGAAFVSTSAIAKELQMGVLHCSPIEGVIVKRTLWLIFNPNRYRSKAAEAFSQEILPQFATPGWNQDLIKLSEKKLVVNTLDVATPSSSDEG, encoded by the coding sequence ATGTCTGACCTTCCTTTCACTTTAGATCAGTTACGTATCCTAAAAGCGATCGCTGTAGAAGGGAGCTTCAAGCGTGCTGCTGATAGCCTGTATGTCTCCCAACCTGCCGTTAGTCTGCAAGTGCAGAACCTGGAACGGCAACTAGATGTTCCCTTATTTGACCGTGGTGGCCGTCGCGCACAATTAACCGAAGCAGGGCATCTACTTTTAAGTTACGGCGAAAAAATCCTCAGTTTGTGTCAAGAAACCTGTCGCGCTATTGAAGATTTGCAAAATCTCCAAGGCGGTACATTAATTGTTGGCGCTTCTCAAACCACTGGGACTTATTTATTGCCCAGAATGATTGGGATGTTTCGCCAAAAATATCCCGATGTGGCAGTGCAATTGCACGTTCACTCGACTCGGCGGACGGCTTGGAGTGTAGCCAATGGACAAGTTGATTTAGCAATTATCGGTGGTGAAATTCCAGGTGAATTAGCAGAATCTTTGGAAATTATTCCTTATGCAGAAGATGAACTGGCACTGATTTTGCCAGTCTTTCATCCCTTTGCCAAACTTGAAACAATTCAAAAAGACGACCTATATAAATTACAATTCATCGCTTTAGATTCACAATCAACTATTCGCAAGGTCATCGATCAAGTACTAGCACGCTGCGAGATTGATACCAGACGTTTTAAGATAGAAATGGAACTCAACTCCATAGAAGCCATCAAAAATGCTGTGCAATCAGGCTTAGGGGCTGCCTTCGTTTCGACATCAGCGATCGCTAAAGAATTACAAATGGGTGTGCTACACTGCTCCCCCATTGAAGGAGTGATCGTTAAACGCACACTGTGGCTGATTTTTAATCCCAATCGGTATAGATCTAAAGCAGCGGAGGCATTTAGTCAAGAAATTTTGCCGCAGTTTGCTACTCCAGGATGGAACCAAGACCTGATAAAATTATCAGAAAAAAAGCTAGTAGTTAATACATTAGATGTAGCAACACCCAGTTCCTCTGACGAGGGCTGA